The stretch of DNA ACTCTACCATATAGACTGATGAATTGTCGGTGTGATGATAATATCTCTGTTCAGTCATTATATGTCAGTACTTCCAAAGAAGTGCAATTTTCTTGAGGAGCACTTATGTTACTACGATTGCCTCCTTGCAGCTATATCCATATGCAATTTCTTGATATGGATTTTTGATCCTTTCGCATCATATCTCGCTGTAGGCTTGCTGAAAAGTCTACAAGCTACGATTTGTTCAAGGTGAGTTTACAACATGGCAGTCTCTAAGAATCCACCATGTATAAAAACATTGACCCAGGATACTACTCAACCTACGAGGAATACTTGAAACTAAGGCCTCAAATATGTCCCAATTAGACTATCCCAATTCGTTTATCAGCCTGAATGATATGGGACCACACATAACTGGGAACACCATCGACGCGTTTGCAGATCCACTTTCCAGAACGAATATTTCCGCGACTACAGGCCCAGAAGGCAGGTATTCAGTGGGCAGATATACATGAAAAAATAAACGGTGCTACCCCTCGCTTTTTGTATCTTTATGAGTATCTGGTGCAAACGAGCACTTGATTGTAAATACAACATATTGTTTGACATGCTTCAGTGTACTATTTACCTCGCTTACCGCAGATGATTATCGGTGTATATTTATGCCATGACAGGATTGGAGGCTATATTCAGGCCTTCAAAACTAAGTAACGTCTCACACTACTACGCTAAAACTTAAGCATAGTTATCGCATTGGACGCCTTTAGAGATTACTTGTCTTTGGACGCCGAAAGCATCATAACAACCTTTTGATCTTATTTCTACATTAGATCACCTAATCCACTATATATAATGATGGGCATCATTTCCTTGAGCTTGGCTCCAACGAGCGGGTTTCACGCATTAATTATTCTTACTAAACTACTAACAATGATTTCCACCAGTGAAAAAATCTAGTAAGAAGTAATATTCTTGTGCAACAATCTGCTGTGTATTCAAAGACTTCACGGGTTGAGACCACTACCCTGTTTGACGAGTCGTGACAGGTTCCGACCAACAAGGACACTGATAAAGATAAACGCACGAAAAACGACTCACTGATTGATAagaaagataaagataaCAGATAATTCAAAGACTACAAAGTTCTCTTGTACCATGGATTTGTCTGTACTTATGGCAACACTTAACGGTCGTGTACTACTGGCAAAGGGATAGGTTTGGGAATGTGCTGGTTTGATTCAAGAGACATCAGTAAATGCACGTGTGCTTTCTTAATGAACGTTAAATCAGGATTGGGAAGTTCCTCACTTGCTCTTAGCCGCATCGGATATAATCTATTCGTCATTTGGTGTTCTCCGAATGGTTTCAGATGTAAGCTCAGCCAGTCACCCCGGCCTTCACGCTATAAACTAAAGGCCTCAGTGTTGAGTTTGATGATACCCCTCGAGACACCCTAAGTTAACCACTCCCCACAACTCCCCGCCAGTGTCTGCCGTTTTCTACAGTCACCCTTGACTGGCCAGGGGACACAATCTAGATGGCAGACTTGTATCAACACTACGAATCGACAACAATTGATCTATTGTTGTCACTCAAAACTACTCAAGTAGGTGCCAGATGTAATATTTCGTCGTACGCTTTCTTACCGGAAAAGTAGTACTTGTCTGGTTCGTATGCCTCGACGTTGCCTCGGGTAACgggaagaaattgacattCGGCCGACAGTGGTAGCCGTCACGATTCTAATATGGGACATGCTTATCTCGCTGGATATTGAGGTTTGAGTGCACGGAAACAGTTTTGGAGGTATCCGTTGACAGTGCATAACAGGTGGAGAGGGTATGGCGTGCGAAGAAGACCTTTGGGACCTCTTTATTCTTCTTGGTGAATCTAATAGGTGCATGTCAAAGCGCCGGAACTCACAATGCACTAGAATCGATATGGCACCCTCGTCACTGTACTATACAGCTTTCTTTGTGAGGTCCATGTCGTAGTTGAGATATGCGATGATGGCTAATGAAAGAACGATAGATGAGCTTATGGCCTCTCCATCCGATCATGTGAgtaatttctttctttccaacaAGGATAACGCTCTAATTTATTATAGTTGTAAGCATCTCTGGCTGAGTCCTGCAAAATACCCCGCTTACAAACATCCTAAACTATACAGCTGTCGTAGCTTCTTGGTATCGTTTGGCGTTCTCAGTCAAGTTTCAGTTCTCACAATTGAATGTGATTTTGTATTTCATTCCCAATTTCGTTTAACCAAGCTAATGGGCATGTGATAGGGGTTTGCATCTTGCGGACAACTGCTTTGTATAAGAGTAAAATTCTATTTATTACCCTAATATTATTATGCGCCGTAAGTGACTcttccaaaaaaaacaagggcTTGCATTACTGACCAGTCATCGCCGCAGATCACGACAGCTCACATCATCGTATGTTTTGTGTTGATAATTGTAAAAACGGATTGTAAGGTTTATTTTCCACATATCCGATTGATTTACCCAACCTGGTATTGCGTTTTGTCAGTCACGCAAGATAAACCTATCGGTTACCCACATTGTTATGCCCAATGCACCACTTCAATATGCACAACGGCAATTTCTATGATTTGGATacctttctttgcttttgaaACAAGTAGGTCTGCCGCAGGGACATGATGTCTAATATATTCTCATTGTTCTGCGGTAGTTATTCTGGCCCTGACGGTCAAAAAATTCTTTGAAGACATTATTTCATGTTTCGAACGCACCGAAAATGGATTGTGGAAACTTCGTATTCGATTCGGGGTCGGCCGTTCAACAGTGTTGGCGATGGTTATGCGAGATGGTAAGTGCCCACCATCATTTCAGATATGTCATAATATGTGTTAATTCATTTTGGGGTCGCAGAGCTATTGTACTACTTCGGTGAGCTTTCTAACACTATTGTGGATTTGCTGCTGACGCACCTCATTTTTAAGTTTTTATGGGTGAGAAATGCAAGCATATTGCCTTCAAAACTTGTCGCTAATGAAAGACACCAGCCGTGTGTGTCGGAAATCTCATCCTCGATATTTTGGAACCAGAAAATTTCTTCTATGGTCTTGCAATTGGGAGGGCGCTTCAGTCAGCTGTTTGTTCTCGGTGTGTTGAGGTGTCCTAAAAATTGAATCGATACTGACTCGACGGACAAAGAATGCTGCTCAATTTGAGAGGAATGCTAGAAAGCCAGAAAATCCAAACACAATTCATCCCAACCACTTGCCACGGTACGCTTTTACAGCTCTCCTCTGCATCACTTCCACAGTCTGGCTTTCTGGATGGAGAAGACATCGCGGAGTGTAGACGAGAAGAGAGATACTGAACGGACGGTGCTTGCCAATGACTAGCTTTGTATCAATATTGACTTATTACCTGCGCACGGGATGTATTTTTACCATTATTATCTTGCTTTTGAGAATAAATACAAGTCCTTTTAATAGAACCCTTGGAGTGAGCCCGGATTTCGGAAGAATATACATATATTTTAGATTTACTCTCAGAGTAACAAGCAATTTGACGAACCGGAGGACGGTAATAATCTTCGAGGTACCTTCCGACTCCCGAGACAATGTCGAGTCTATTTCCACGTGCGGACCTTGGTGAGAAAGAGCGGCAAAGATTGACAGGAAATGATCCTAAGCCATTGAATGTCCATATCTTCGGACCCGCTGCCTTCTGGGACTAATGTTGAGAATAAGTTGAGGGACGAGTATATGCGTGGTAAAATGCCAGTACATTGGTTATCCCGCTTCATCTCAAAGGAACCGGCTAAAGATTGTCAGAAATATTGCCGTAGTTGCGAGAACCAGCACAAAGTTGCGCCGGATTAAGAAGACTGGCATATATACGACTTAAAATGCGTTCTTTTGCCTGGCGTTTTTCAGAAAAATCATGTCGTTTGGGCCATGTTTAAGCCTGATGATCTGGCTTATATTCTATCATTTGGGGATGTGAGATCAGATATTGACCTTGTAtatgaagaggttgaagaaagACCGGCACAAGAACCACATAACGTCGGGAAAGTGTTTTTGTAACAAGTGACACGGTGACCGCCATCAGGACACGTCAGTGCATTCGGTGGAATCCTCCATAAATACCATGTTCAATATCGCAAGATCTCTTTCCACAGTCCTCCTTGAGAGAAGATAGACCCTACAGCCATGATATTGGCCACCCAGCTCATTGCTCTCACCACCCTTGCCCTGACCCCTTCATTGGTGTCTGCGGGCTTGTTCCCGAAAGATTCACTTGTGAAACCTTTGGATGCGAAGACATTCAAGCAAGCGATGAAGGCCAACGTAAGTCTGTTACCTAGAGTTGATTGAAGCAGAGCTGACACGTCCTTTAGCAAACGAGCTTGGTCGCGTTTGTGGCTCCTTGGTGTGGGGTAGGTATTTTTATGCATTTACATTAGAGCGTAAACTGAAGGCCAACTTTGTAGCACTGTCAGAAAATGGTGCCGGAGTACAGCAAGGCAGCTCTTGGACTCTATCCTCTTATTCCCACCTACGCCGTTAATTGCCATGCTGAGAAAAATAAGCGTCTTTGCGCAGAACAGGTGGGTGATATCCATTTCGGAGTGGACAGGTGCTGACCGAAGCTCTAGGGCGTTCAAGGCTTCCCCACCGTCAAGGTATGGTCTTTTTTCTTTAGCCGGAGCAGTTACTGACACTTAATACAGCTATTCCCGAGGGGAAATACACAGGCCCCCATTCTCTATGATGCGGAACGGACTGCTAGTGGTTTTTGGTACTTTGCTACCAGACGAGTTCCTAAAGCCTATGAGAAATTTTATTCAGTAGATGATATTCCGGGATGGGTTTCGAGTGTTCGTTTTATTTCCATCTAAATGCTAAAATGTATATTGATGAATTCCACCTACAGAACGTCAAGAAGCACCGCACCCTTCTTCTAACAAAGGATAAGAAGGTGCCGCTCTTATGGCAGGTGCTTGCCAACAAATATTCCCATACTGACCTTGTCTTTGCGTCACATCGTGACCGCAAAGGCAAGTCGTCAATTAAAATGGGTCTTGAGGATACGAAGGAAGGCAAGGTACTTATATACCCCGCTGGATCCACCACACCTATACGTTATACAGGTCCGTTTTACTTGTTATTGTCTGTGCCATTTCCAGCTTTCTAATTAGTTCACGCCAACTAGGTATCCTCAAACATGATTCATTGATCAAGTTCTTTGACTCTGTCTTGGATGGTACTGCCGAGTTGACCCAGATCATCGAGGAGGCCGAAGCAGAGGAATTCGTTCCTGATCCTGAAGAGCTAGAGATCGAAAGAAAGCAGGAAGCACAGAAGATTGCTCTTATGCATGGAGGATATACAGATCTTATTGACTTTGAAAAAGCAATGTTGGAAGGCGGGGCCAATTACCATGATACCCACGGATATGGCGCTATGATAGGTGGCATCCCCGAacacatgaagaagaaacaagCAGAAAAGAAAGTTCCCCAGGAGCCCCTCGACAAACCAGAAACACCCAGCATTTCTGTTGGCGATGCTCCCATCACAACTCATCCTCCAACAGCCACCCCAGATGTCAAGGCACCGTCAGACGCCGATCAAGTTCCTCTTGGACAACGAGCTGCTGAAGCCACAGGGACAAGCAGGGATGAACTGTAATTTAGCTTAATATCATGCTTTATGACTTGGGTCTGTGGAATATACAATCAATATCATTATTATCACTTCTTGTTTGACCATGGAAAACGTATACGTAGTTCATTTGATATTCTATCTCTGAGTCGAGAGCCTGAAGGATTTCTTTGTGACACGCGTCTCATAGGCGCGTCAGTCCTCTCTGTTTCAGAGTCACCACGTGGTCTTTGTCACGCAAGTGTCAACCTGATTTCCATTGGACGCAACTCTACTATGAGGGTTAGTCATCATCGCGTTCGACACTTCCTCTCCGCTGCTTCTCCATACACCTCAACGTATGGGTGATTAATCTTACGAAAAAGGCCTTGTTGAAGATTTTACTTGATATAAGATTGTTCGAGATTGTCTTCAACGATTGGACCATCGAGCAACCGTCGATAACTCACATATCTCGAACGGATTACTGGAATCATGGCTCGGGGACACCATCCTTCTACACCGGAGACAGTGGCTCTGCCTAAAGTCGAATTCGAAATCATACTCGATGAAAAATCTAAACAACCAAGTGGCAGTTTTTCCAAACAGGCTATATCTTTTGGATGTGAGTGGCCTAGTGCACCAGCTCCCCGGATTATGCTAATCATGAATACAACAGTTAACACCCACGCATACTTTACCAAACCGGAGCACTACATCAGGCATACAGGTAGCTATACCACTGCTATAAAAGTACTTCATAATGATACATTTTCACAGACCCATTGGAAAGTGACCTTTCGAAGACAGTTGAATATGATATGGATGAACAAGGTATATCGTCACTCCACCATCATGTTGTTGACTCCGTTTAACTACTTATATCAGACGAAGCTTGGTTGAACCTTGTAAATGctgagagaaagaagaatggTTTCGGTACCGTGTCATTGGAGGACTTCGAAATTATCATGGATCGATTGGAAAAAGAATGGTTTGACTTGGTAAGCTCTCACCTACTTCCGAATCAGCCCCTTTTTTGACTTCTGTGCACTACAGACAAAAAACATTCCCAAACCAGAGTTTGCTATGCCATCCGAAGACTCTACTTGCGCCATTTGCGACGATTCAGAGGGAGAAAACAGTAATGCTATTGTATTCTGTGACGGCTGTAATTTGGCTGTGCATCAAGGTGAGTTACGTTTTACTTCTGGATCTATCTCTCTGCCTTGACGCAAAATATAAATTAGATTGTTATGGAGTACCTTATATTCCCGAAGGACAGTGGCTTTGCAGGAAGTGTACAGTTTCGCCTGAAAACCCTGTGGTGTGTATGGCGATCTTTTTTATTTAAAATAATAATTTAATGCAAACCGTCAGAGTTGCTACTTGTGTCCAAACGAAGGTGGTGCATTTAAGCAAACAACGCATGGTGAATGGGTTCATTTGTTGTGTGCAATCTGGATACCGGAAACCCGAGTCGCGAACGAAGTCTTCATGGAGCCTGTAACTGGAGTGGAAAGGATTTCTAAACAACGATGGAAGCTGGTGAGTCATTATGGCATGCTTCATTCCACTTGCTAATGTTTGTAGAGGTGCAGCATATGTGAAGTTAGAGA from Psilocybe cubensis strain MGC-MH-2018 chromosome 7, whole genome shotgun sequence encodes:
- a CDS encoding Thioredoxin domain-containing protein C13F5.05, mitochondrial translates to MILATQLIALTTLALTPSLVSAGLFPKDSLVKPLDAKTFKQAMKANQTSLVAFVAPWCGHCQKMVPEYSKAALGLYPLIPTYAVNCHAEKNKRLCAEQGVQGFPTVKLFPRGNTQAPILYDAERTASGFWYFATRRVPKAYEKFYSVDDIPGWVSSNVKKHRTLLLTKDKKVPLLWQVLANKYSHTDLVFASHRDRKGKSSIKMGLEDTKEGKVLIYPAGSTTPIRYTGILKHDSLIKFFDSVLDGTAELTQIIEEAEAEEFVPDPEELEIERKQEAQKIALMHGGYTDLIDFEKAMLEGGANYHDTHGYGAMIGGIPEHMKKKQAEKKVPQEPLDKPETPSISVGDAPITTHPPTATPDVKAPSDADQVPLGQRAAEATGTSRDEL